From one Pan troglodytes isolate AG18354 chromosome 13, NHGRI_mPanTro3-v2.0_pri, whole genome shotgun sequence genomic stretch:
- the AMER3 gene encoding APC membrane recruitment protein 3, whose protein sequence is MELKRGKTFIKSSLQVSHEKPPDPAAVAAAREGTGPWSVLPGGQQRPHSEKGPQASPSAQEYDRCPNKGAQLDPKGGPAALCGATFKPVRKSKTHDSMSGAGRATAATGQLVGSASFPGSPGSRRMIDYRHFVPQMPFVPAVAKSIPRKRISLKTPKKCFRNLFHIRRNKTEDLASLAAEGKSLPSPGDPSDPGGRRSKAFLPPGEGPGLDGLCQDLLDSELLADASFGLCRALCEDVASLQSFDSLTGCGEVFADESSVPSLELNEGPESPTQAAQGLESKVPRGPLQGSVEQLASPAQNEASDFTRFWDSVNRSVRQQQRALLGPWLSGPQGTDRDQPRLDTAGLAELPLCPCRDPRSGSKASSIDTGTPKSEQPESVSTSDEGYYDSFSPGLEEDKKEAESPGTPAATFPRDSYSGDALYELFHDPSEGPVGPSPDDDLCVSESLSGPALGTPLSICSFRVGAEENLAPAPGPDLLSQGFLQSSWKGKECLLKLCDTELAITMGIVSWLRRGPTPHAPPTPGQPAAPPGSQGAPRAPTEKLGGREGLASDAGGATVCSAPCRQELWAHPGTTGLLAGESKALGGATQGTGTLSRDASQEEETRGHSEGLFSSMESAATSTTDTSGKNKAPVPSAWPCSQKEPGPPGVLGCFRGPWRPGHGGDTLDAEPMLAGCVARVAALKISSNDQPPAAWPPRQDMGSGLFGQRWARGPDMLEKKQSSSSPSMTTIHGLPYSASTQDQRCRDRVQDLSWLRVEPTGLGVQAWASVEDQPLQLSTEAVEQVAHGSQLDSEPRSAPAAQWSSQGHHPESLGLTLNSQQEGGVSASAPECRCSLLAREGLLCGQPEVGASGPAMAEPHL, encoded by the coding sequence ATGGAGCTGAAGAGAGGAAAGACCTTCATCAAGTCCAGCCTGCAGGTTTCCCACGAGAAACCCCCAGACCCAGCAGCCGTGGCTGCAGCCAGGGAGGGGACAGGCCCCTGGTCAGTCCTGCCAGGAGGGCAACAGAGGCCCCACAGTGAGAAGGGCCCCCAAGCCAGCCCCAGTGCCCAAGAATACGACAGATGCCCCAACAAAGGGGCGCAGCTGGACCCCAAAGGGGGACCCGCAGCCCTCTGTGGAGCCACCTTCAAACCGgtgcgaaagagcaagactcacGACAGCATGTCTGGGGCAGGCAGGGCCACGGCTGCCACAGGGCAGCTGGTGGGCAGTGCAAGCTTCCCAGGCTCCCCGGGCAGCCGGCGCATGATCGACTACCGCCACTTTGTGCCCCAGATGCCCTTTGTGCCGGCTGTGGCCAAGAGCATCCCGAGGAAGAGGATTTCCCTGAAGACGCCCAAGAAGTGCTTTCGGAACCTATTCCACATTCGGAGAAACAAGACTGAGGATTTGGCCTCACTGGCGGCCGAGGGGAAAAGCCTGCCCTCCCCAGGGGACCCATCAGACCCTGGGGGGCGGCGAAGCAAAGCCTTCCTCCCCCCGGGTGAGGGGCCGGGGCTGGACGGCCTGTGCCAGGACCTGTTGGACAGCGAGCTCCTGGCCGATGCATCCTTTGGTCTCTGCAGGGCCCTGTGTGAGGACGTGGCTTCACTCCAGAGCTTCGACTCGCTCACGGGTTGTGGGGAGGTGTTCGCAGATGAGAGCTCGGTGCCATCCCTGGAGCTGAACGAGGGCCCGGAGAGCCCAACCCAGGCTGCTCAGGGCCTGGAGAGCAAGGTTCCCAGGGGCCCTCTCCAGGGCAGTGTGGAGCAGCTGGCCTCGCCCGCCCAGAATGAAGCCTCTGACTTCACCAGGTTCTGGGACAGTGTGAATCGCTCAGTGCGTCAGCAGCAGCGTGCCCTCCTAGGCCCGTGGCTTTCAGGCCCCCAGGGGACAGACAGGGACCAACCCCGGCTGGACACAGCTGGGCTCGCTGAGCTGCCCCTCTGCCCCTGCAGGGACCCTCGCAGCGGCTCCAAAGCCAGTTCCATCGACACAGGCACCCCCAAGAGCGAGCAGCCCGAATCCGTGTCCACAAGTGACGAGGGCTACTATGATTCCTTCTCGCCAGGCCTTGAGGAGGACAAGAAGGAAGCTGAGAGCCCAGGCACTCCTGCTGCCACCTTCCCACGGGACAGCTACAGTGGGGACGCCCTCTACGAGCTCTTCCATGACCCCAGCGAGGGTCCTGTTGGCCCCAGCCCAGATGATGACCTGTGCGTGTCTGAGAGTCTGTCAGGGCCGGCCCTGGGGACGCCACTGTCCATATGCAGCTTCCGAGTGGGGGCCGAGGAGAACTTGGCCCCAGCACCAGGCCCTGACCTGCTCAGCCAGGGCTTCCTACAGAGCTCCTGGAAGGGCAAGGAGTGCCTGCTGAAGCTGTGTGACACTGAGCTCGCCATCACCATGGGCATCGTCAGCTGGCTGCGCCGAGGCCCCACGCCCCATGCCCCACCCACCCCTGGGCAGCCTGCAGCTCCACCTGGTTCCCAGGGAGCCCCTAGGGCACCCACAGAGAAGCTGGGGGGCAGGGAGGGCCTGGCCTCAGATGCAGGGGGGGCGACAGTTTGCTCAGCACCCTGCAGGCAGGAGCTGTGGGCACACCCAGGCACCACAGGCCTGCTCGCCGGAGAGAGCAAGGCCCTCGGAGGGGCCACACAAGGGACTGGCACACTGTCCAGGGATGCCTCTCAAGAGGAAGAGACACGAGGTCACTCTGAAGGCTTGTTCTCCTCTATGGAGTCTGCAGCCACTTCGACAACAGATACTTCCGGTAAAAATAAGGCCCCAGTTCCTTCTGCCTGGCCCTGCTCCCAGAAGGAGCCTGGGCCACCAGGGGTCCTGGGGTGTTTCCGAGGCCCCTGGAGGCCAGGTCACGGGGGTGACACTCTGGAtgcagagcccatgctggcaggCTGTGTGGCCCGTGTGGCAGCCCTGAAGATCAGCTCAAACGACCAGCCCCCGGCCGCATGGCCTCCAAGGCAAGACATGGGCAGTGGGCTCTTTGGGCAGCGCTGGGCCAGGGGCCCTGACATGCTGGAGAAGAAACAGTCCAGCAGCTCCCCCAGCATGACCACCATCCATGGCCTACCCTACTCAGCCAGCACACAGGACCAGAGGTGTCGAGATCGTGTCCAGGACCTGAGCTGGCTCAGGGTGGAGCCCACCGGGCTAGGTGTCCAGGCCTGGGCCTCTGTGGAGGACCAGCCCTTGCAGCTCAGCACAGAGGCTGTGGAGCAGGTGGCACACGGCAGCCAGCTGGACTCTGAGCCCCGGTCAGCCCCTGCTGCCCAGTGGAGTTCCCAGGGCCACCATCCAGAAAGCCTGGGCCTCACTTTGAACAGCCAGCAGGAAGGGGGGGTCTCTGCAAGTGCCCCAGAATGCCGCTGCAGCCTCCTGGCCCGTGAGGGCCTCCTCTGTGGCCAGCCAGAAGTGGGGGCCTCTGGGCCAGCCATGGCTGAGCCCCATCTGTAG